A region from the Lentimonas sp. CC4 genome encodes:
- a CDS encoding glycosyltransferase family 39 protein, with the protein MCRTPVIRLIALCVCAAGAAAMLVWGVETTTAIWLVKHCGYWLMLGTFVGLVASLVVCFKESKACDVSSLVRRLCVPGLFIVVASLILISMQPREYKIVMDEPVLAATSLQMHHHNQVLTVSKAYEINGIFDLLGGYVDKRPYFYPFLVSLLHDIVGYDSMNGVLLNGLLVPVFFILLYALGAMVWPKWGGYFSCLLFLTVPLLAMVVASGGFDFLNLVMLVATVLAALVYSRAPSFARMNLLILLAVLLAQTRYESSLYVCAVALVFVASWIRSRGVFLSRLSIVAPLLMLPVALLRETFHEGLWQLNAETGEDPFALSFFGDNLGHAWRFFFSMNDTIPGSMIVSVCFVGSVALLLCYSCVRPAAVRRQFDWLLSSHLGYFILIAVVNFLLLMCYYWGQLDDIVASRIALPYVFFQIVLTVVAARLIVAESRGGAYLLLLPACLFVSYTWPLCARSNFLKHATPQGAAWLREKVRSSASENPLFVTSSHLIPIAEQVSGTIPKFVLAHPDRIELHDRLRTFSDIYFVYTNVETLGEDEVLLEPLLNDRFELEVIDSESLVDGVEIRMARLLEVRLEDIPRISLDVDDDEAQGLNQAFTVYAKALP; encoded by the coding sequence ATGTGTCGAACTCCTGTTATCCGTTTGATTGCGCTGTGCGTGTGTGCTGCCGGTGCAGCTGCAATGCTTGTTTGGGGAGTGGAAACGACGACAGCCATTTGGCTGGTGAAGCATTGTGGTTACTGGTTGATGTTGGGCACATTTGTCGGCCTAGTTGCGTCTTTGGTCGTCTGCTTCAAAGAGTCTAAGGCTTGTGATGTTTCGAGCTTGGTTCGTCGTTTGTGTGTGCCAGGTCTGTTTATTGTGGTCGCTTCGTTGATTTTAATATCGATGCAGCCGCGTGAGTATAAGATCGTGATGGATGAGCCCGTATTAGCGGCGACGTCGTTGCAAATGCATCATCACAATCAGGTGTTGACGGTATCAAAGGCCTACGAAATCAACGGCATTTTTGATTTGCTTGGGGGCTATGTAGATAAGCGTCCCTATTTTTATCCCTTTTTGGTTAGTTTACTGCATGATATCGTGGGATACGACTCGATGAATGGAGTGCTGCTGAATGGATTGTTGGTGCCTGTATTTTTTATATTACTCTATGCGCTGGGTGCTATGGTCTGGCCGAAGTGGGGAGGCTATTTTTCGTGTTTGTTGTTTTTGACGGTTCCGCTGCTGGCAATGGTTGTTGCCAGTGGCGGGTTTGATTTCCTGAACCTAGTGATGCTGGTTGCGACAGTGTTGGCAGCACTTGTTTATTCACGTGCGCCATCGTTTGCTCGGATGAACTTACTGATACTTTTGGCAGTGTTATTGGCGCAGACTCGCTACGAATCATCGCTGTATGTGTGTGCGGTGGCCTTGGTGTTTGTGGCGAGTTGGATTCGATCGCGCGGTGTGTTTTTGAGTCGTCTTTCGATTGTGGCTCCGTTGCTTATGTTGCCAGTTGCGTTATTGCGTGAGACCTTTCACGAGGGCTTGTGGCAGTTGAATGCTGAGACCGGGGAGGATCCGTTCGCGCTTTCATTTTTTGGAGATAATTTAGGGCACGCGTGGCGCTTCTTCTTTTCTATGAATGACACGATTCCTGGGAGTATGATTGTCTCTGTGTGCTTCGTGGGGTCTGTCGCGCTACTGCTTTGTTATTCCTGCGTGCGGCCTGCTGCTGTTCGACGGCAATTCGATTGGTTACTGTCCAGTCATCTAGGATATTTCATTTTAATCGCGGTGGTTAATTTTTTGCTGCTGATGTGTTACTATTGGGGGCAATTGGACGATATCGTGGCATCTCGCATTGCGTTGCCATATGTATTTTTTCAAATTGTGCTTACTGTGGTAGCTGCGCGTCTGATTGTTGCAGAATCGCGGGGCGGGGCTTATCTGCTCTTACTGCCTGCGTGCTTGTTTGTTTCGTATACGTGGCCACTGTGTGCACGCAGTAACTTTTTGAAACATGCTACACCCCAGGGGGCGGCGTGGTTGCGTGAGAAAGTTCGGTCGTCAGCGTCTGAGAACCCACTGTTTGTGACGAGTAGCCATCTCATTCCAATCGCTGAACAAGTATCTGGAACCATACCAAAGTTTGTCTTGGCGCATCCGGATCGAATTGAGTTACATGACCGACTCAGAACATTTTCGGATATCTATTTTGTATATACCAATGTGGAAACTTTAGGTGAGGATGAGGTGTTGTTAGAGCCTCTGTTAAATGATCGGTTTGAGTTGGAAGTCATTGATTCTGAGTCTCTGGTGGATGGAGTTGAGATTCGAATGGCTCGACTCCTCGAAGTTAGGCTAGAGGACATTCCCAGGATTTCTTTGGATGTGGACGATGATGAGGCACAGGGGCTGAATCAGGCCTTTACCGTATATGCAAAAGCGCTACCGTGA
- a CDS encoding prepilin-type N-terminal cleavage/methylation domain-containing protein → MQNKSKKGFTLVEIMIVVVIIGLLAAMAIPAFQKVRAASQKSAISNNLRQLASAADQYFLEQGLEEVLSAELANADNGYLKAFKSVANETYDASISSGSPILANGVPSSVSASTTLSIDF, encoded by the coding sequence ATGCAAAACAAAAGCAAAAAAGGATTCACACTCGTTGAAATCATGATCGTTGTGGTCATCATCGGTCTTCTCGCCGCTATGGCGATCCCAGCCTTCCAAAAGGTTCGCGCAGCTTCTCAAAAGAGTGCCATCTCCAACAACTTGCGTCAGTTGGCATCCGCTGCTGACCAATATTTCTTGGAACAAGGTCTTGAAGAAGTCTTAAGTGCCGAATTGGCGAATGCTGATAATGGTTACTTGAAGGCGTTTAAGTCTGTTGCAAATGAGACATATGACGCGAGCATCAGCTCAGGCTCTCCGATTTTGGCAAATGGCGTGCCTTCATCCGTGAGCGCAAGCACCACATTGTCGATCGACTTTTAG